The DNA region GTACTGACCCCAAAAAGTTGGACACAAGATTGGGGGTACAGTACATCGACAACCTTAAAAAGCTTATTCAGCTTGGAATCTCTTAAGGTTATCGAACTTTTTTCACCCATACTCTCGGCAAAGAGCCATTAATTTTTTAACTATTCCAATTTTCTAATTTATAAATTTTTTTATCGTTTTTATTCTCAAATTTGTTCGTATCATAATCTTTTTTATCTAACTCTATCTTTTTAAAAATATCTAAAGCTACATCTCTTTCAAATATCTCTTCAATTTCATAATTTTTTTCTATAATTTCTATTTTTTCAGCGATTTTTTTTATGAAAAAATCATATTCCTGAACAACTTCTTTTTTTAAATATTGAAAAAATTTATTCCATAATTCTCTTCCTATAAAAAATATTATATTAATTTTATTTGTAACTATTAATTGTAATAATTCTTCAAAAATTTTTTCCCTTTTTTCTATATTTTTATATATTTCTAAATCATAAATTCTTAAAAGGCCTTCTACATCTTCCCTCTTATCTTCATTTATCCAATTAATAAATTCTCTTAATGAAATATCATATGGCTTTTTCAATTCATTTCTTTTTAAAACTTCCAAAATAACTTCATCCCATAATTCAGAATTTTGATGATGATATCCCATCCAATATAAAGGTTGTGAGTAACCGCAATATATATTTAAACATTCTTCTAAAATATTCTCTTCTATTAACTTATCTACAATTTCAGGTATATTCTGATTTATTTCTATTCCTAATACTTCTTTTTGTATTTCATTTGGAATATTATCTATATTTAATGAAATTGCTTTTATCCATTTCACATCATTCCTATCGCTTTTTAATAAATTTAATATCATATTTTTTTCATCATCATATAAATCATTCCATCTATTAACAGCTATCCAAATACTTACAGTTAGTATAAATGTGGACTCTGTTTTTAAAATTTTTTGAAATAGTTCTTTTCTACACTCGTCCTTCTTTTCTATTCCTTCTAATAAATAAATCATAACCCAAAAATGATGTTTATATGGTTCTGCAAATTTCTTTGATTCCTCTAAAAAATCATAAAACTCTTCAGTATTGGGGATTTCAAACTGCTCTAACCAAACAAGCCATTTTTCTGCAAATTCAATAACTTTCTTTTCTTCTGTTATATAATCTAATGAAAAAATTGCATCCTTTGTTAAAGTAATATTATTCATAGTTGCATATTCAAAAGAACAATTGTCAAAATAAAATTTTAAAATTCCAAACCATCTTTCCCACATTTTTTTCTTTAAATCTTCTTCTGTTTCTGAAATTTTTAATGAATAATCTGATAAAAAATAACGTATTCTTAATACTAAAACTATGTTTGATAAATTTTTTAAAATTAAACTTCTAATTTTATTTTTAAATTCAAGAGTATATTTATCCCAAATTACAACTGCATTTATAAGTATACTAAAAATATAATCAGGATGTTCATAATTAACTAAATATTTATCAATTTCATTTAAATTATAAGCATATCTTTCAAAAATTTTCCCAATTGCAATACTACGAATAAAAATTTCGTCATATTCTAGACCTTTTTCTAAAATTTCTAAACTTGCTTGTGGTTCATTTATCAAACCAAATATTTCTTCAGAAGAAAGATTATCATTTAAATTTTTACTATTAATATTATTTGATTGGGAAATATTCCAATTAAAATACTTTTCAAATTCTTCTCTTGTATTTAAATCATAATATGCTATCCCTTTATTCCATCTAATTTGTCTATTAACAGAAATCTTATATATAAAATCATACTGCTCTTCTTCTGATAATTTTGACAAAATTTCAAAATTATTACTAAAAAAAGTTACCACTTCTGCCTTTACACTTGGAAAAATATCATCTAATCCGTTTAAAATAATACTTTTTAACTCCTCATCTAAAGTTTTTTTATATAATTTTTCAATAAAATCTAATGTACAAAGATTCATATCTGAAAACGGAAAATATAAAAGCTTTTCTATTTTAACTATTAATAATTCCTTTTTTTCTCTCGTTTCCCTATATTCTTCTTCAAGTAACATATAACTTGCATAATGATATATTGGGTGTGTAAAAGTTAGTTCACCATTGTAATCTTCTTTTATCAATCCTCTTTTTTTTAAATAATCAAACTCTTTTTGATATTCACTATCCCATTCATCATTAATATTACTTTCTAAATTTAAAAATTTTTTTAATTTTTTTTCATAATTTTTAATATCATTTTTAGTGTTCAAAATATTTTTTAATCTTTTTTTTGAAATGGATTTATTAGTATTACAAATCATTCCTAATTTAATAAAAAATTCTATTGCTAAATCTCCTCTTTCTCTTATTATTCCTGCAATTGTTTCAGAATCAATCATTGCCATTTTAACAATTTCTTCTAGAGATTTTTCTTTTAATTCTTCTTTTTCTATACTATTAAAAATATTTGTAATATGTCCAAATTGCAAATTTTTTTCCTTTTTATTTAGTTCTCTTGAAATTTTATTATACATCTCTTCCATTTCTATTGAATTATTAGTGTGTAATTTCCATAATTTCTTTACTTCATCGCTATTTTTATTTGTCAAATCAATCCATTCATATTTATTAATTTTACAATCTTCTATTTTATTTTTTTTCATTGTTTCAAACAAAATATCTTTACGAGTTGTAACTATTAACTTTCTGTTATTCATTTTACTAACTTCGTTTACTAATTCTCGAAATTTTGATAAAATATTATTCTTATTTGTAGAAACTTCTACATTACCGAATGGATCCTTTAATATTAATAACTTATTTTGTATTTTTCTGTCATTAATACCAAAAGAAAAAATTTCTTCATTTGAATCAATTATTTCATAATTTTTATCTTGACGATATTCTTGAGCAATCTCTTCTGCTAACTTGGTTTTTCCACAATATGTAACACCAGTCAAAAGTAGGACTTTATTTTCTTCTAATATATCTATACATCTACGTTTTTCTACTCGTTCTATATAGTATTTTGGCCTTTGAAAATATTTATTCGTTCTATACTTATCAATTATTTTAATTATTTCTTCTGTAATTGAATTGTCAGTTCCCATATTTTCAAACATTAACTTTTTCATTTCATCTACAATTAAATTTATACTATTTTCAGGAATATGAAAATTCTTTTGAAAAAGTTTAGTTATTTCATCTTTTAATTTCTCTTTGTCAAAATTTTCTTGTATTTCCACTCTACTTAGTGCTTCTTTCAAATTATTATCTTCTAAATTCTCAATATACTCTCTCTGAAATTTTTCTCTTTCTTCTTTTAATTTCACTCCGTCTGCTTTCACTTTTTTTAGTTTTTCTTTAATTTTTGTTAATTCTTTTTTTGTTAAATTTTTTTTACCTTTATCGGTAAAAATATAAGTATCATCTTTACATCTTCCTGAAGTCATAAAAATTATTTTTCTATTTTTACCTTCAACTAATTTTTTTAATAAGTGAATATCTAATTTATTGCCTTCAAAGTTACTTAACCATTTACAAAATTCTTCTATAGTTATTTGTTTTCCAATTTTATTTTTAGACTGTAAATCTATTATGTGATTCTTGTCTAAAATAATCTGAGCATCTTCTTCATTTTGTTTTTCTATATATATTTCCAAATCTTTTTCATTAATATATTTTAATATACAATATATTGTTGCTATTTCTTGATACTTAAATCCTTCTAATAAATGTTTTATTTTGTTTCCCATACTTTTTACCTTCTTTATTAAATTATATTTTTATTAACTAACTTCCATCCAATATCTTCTTCAAAAACGTCTTCCTATGATACCTACAAGCCCCTTTTTCAAGTAAAATCTCCCTATGTTTCTTAGTCCCATATCCTTTATGTTTCTCAAATTCATACTCAGGAAATTCTTTTGCTATTTCACAAAGCATTCTATCCCTTGTAACCTTTGCCACAATCGAAGCTGTCGCAATAGCTAACGATTTTCTGTCTCCTTTTAACAATAAACATCCGCTCTTCTTGATATTCTCTGATTAAATAGTTGCCATCAACTAAAACTATATCAAAAGCTTATTTTGTAACTGTTTGAAGAATTGTACATCTCATTGCAAGAAATGTTTTATAAAAATATTTACTCTCATCAAATTCTTAACTTTTCTGATTTATATACTAATGTTATTATATTCTAAATAAAAAACAATAGCAATAAAAAAATTCATAACATGCTTTAAATTCAGTTTTGGCATTTTTTTATAGAAAAAAATTGAAAAGTTTGGTAAAATATAAATTGATAAAGTTTCTAGAGAGAAATTTAATACATGGGAAATCCTAACAAAAAAGTAGAGAAATTATAAGAAAAAATAGCATAAATACAGAAAAACTGAAAGCAGTTCTGCTTACAAGGAAATTATCATATGATTTAATTTTAGCCATTTGGGTAGGTATAATTGGAATAGGTGGAATCATTGTGTATTTTTTAAGCCTTTCTGATAAAAATTCTGAACAGACACCTATTCCTGAAGCTACTTTACTGATGTTTATATTATGTACTATAATTTTTATTTTTAATTTAGTAGTTTTTATAGAAAAACCAACTGTTTATCTTTATGAAGACGGTTTTATGACAAGCAGGGAAAAAGAAAAATCAGGAAATACTTGAACTTATAACTGGAATTGCTTCAATGCTTCCACTTATAGGAGCGGTTTTTGAAAAAATTATTCCGGAGAATTCTGAAAAAATATATACTTCTTTAAAAAAATGTGAAATACTTTTGACAAAAAATTATATAAAAATAGAAGATAAGATTTACAGTTGTTCAGAAAACAGGATTTTTATAAATAAATATAGAAATCTCATAATTTCTGACTTAAATGACAGAATAGTCGAACAGATATTTCTTAATTCAATTACAAGACCTGATTTATTAGCTGCACTGGTAAATCATTTCTATTTCGAAGAAAAGTAATAAAAATAAAAGAAAACAGGTAGGATAAAAATGGGAAGACTTATAATTATAGAAGGTACTGACGGTAGCGGAAAACAGACACAGACAGGACTTTTATATGAAAAATTGTGTGAAATAAAGGGTAGGGAAAAAGTAAAGAAGATATCTTTTCCAAATTATGAAAGCAAAGCTTCTGAGCCTGTAAAAATGTATCTTGCAGGAGAGTTTGGGGAGAAGGCTGACAGTGTGAATGCCTATGCGGCTTCAGTTCTGTTTTCAGTAGACAGATTTGCTTCATTTAAGATGGAATGGGAAGAATTCTATAACAATGGAGGTGTTGTACTGAGTGACAGATACACAATTTCCAATATGATTCATCAGGCGTCTAAAATTAAGGACAGGGAAGAGAGGGAAAAATATCTTGACTGGCTGGTGGATCTGGAATGGAATAAAATAGGAATTCCAGAGCCTGATTTAGTATTTTTTCTGGATATACCTTTTGATGTCAGTCAGAAACTTATGAAGGACAGAAGAAATAAGATAACAGGTGAAAAAGTAAAAGATATACATGAGCAGGATGCAGAATATTTAAGGAATGCCTATAACATAGCAAAGGAACTGGCTATGAAATATAAATGGAATATTGTGGACTGTGTGGAAAATGATAAACTGAGAAGTATTGAAGAAATAAATGGCAGAATGATGGAAATTATTCTGGAGAAAGGGATATAATATGATAAGTGTTTTAAAGGGAATGAAGGATAGACATTCTGATGATGTTAGAAAATATGATTTTATAGTTGATACAGCAAAAAAGGTTTTTTCAAAATATGGATTTGAGAGAATAATAACTCCAATCCTTGAGGAAACTGAGCTTTTTAGAAGAAGTGTCGGAGATGAAACAGATGTGGTGTCAAAAGAAATGTATGAATTTAAGGATAAAGGAAACAGAAGCGTGTCAATGCGTCCAGAAGGAACAGCGGGAGTTGTAAGAGCCTATCTTGAGGCCGGTCTGCACAAATCAGATCCAATTGTAAAATGGTTCTATAACGGGCCTATGTATAGATACGAAGCGCCTCAGAAGGGAAGATACAGGGAATTTCATCAAGTTGGAGCAGAAATATTTGGAATAAGAAGTCCTTATCTTGATGCAGAAATAATAAGAATGGGATGTGAATTTCTGGAAAAACTGGGAATAACAGGATTGACAGTTGAAATAAACAGTCTTGGAAATATAGAATCAAGAAAAAAATATATTGAGGATTTGAAGGCTTTCATGGCTGAAAGGCTTGATAAACTAAGTGAAGATTCAAAAAAAAGATATGAGAAAAATCCTTTGAGGGCATTAGATTCCAAAGATAAGGGAGATCAGGAACAATTTAAGGATGCTCCGAAACTGTATGATTATCTGGATGAAGAAAGTAAAAAGTATTTTGAAGATACAAAAAAATATCTTGAACTGCTGAATATAAAATATGTTGAAAATTCTAAACTTGTAAGGGGACTGGACTACTATTCAGATACTGTATTTGAGATAAAATCTGATAAACTTGGAGCTCAGGCGACTGTTCTTGCAGGTGGAAGATATGACAGACTTCTTGAAATTCTTGATAATGTGAAAATACCTGCAATAGGATTTGCGGCAGGAATGGAAAGAATAGCAATGCTTATGGATGAAAAACTTGTTGAAAATAAGGAAAATGGAGTATATGTAGTATATTTTGATGATACGAAGGAATATTTTATAAAAACTCTGGAAGAATTAAGAAAAAATGACATTAAAGCAAGTTTTGACTATAATCCAAAAAGTTTTGGAGCCCAGATGAAAAAAGCAAATAAAATCAATGCGGAATATGTGCTGATTTTAGGGGAAGATGAGCAGAAGGAAAATGTTGTCACATTGAAAAAATTCAGTACAGGGGAGCAGGAAAAGTATTCCCTTGATGAAGTGATAGAAATAGTTAAATAGAATTAATAAAAGTTGGTATACCTGAAAATCATAAAAAGGGGGGGATTTTATGTGGATACACCACTTGACACATATAGAAAATTTGGGAAGTATATTAGAAAAAGGATTGAAACCTAGAAATGAACTGAATCAAAATGAATTTAGAAATACTGCTAATGATGAAATAGTCAATAAGAGAGGAAAATATCAGTCAAATAATGATAATAATAAAATAAAAAATTTAAATAATTATATTCCATTTCATATTAATGAACTACATAAAAAGTATAGAATACCTTATAATTATGCAGTTTGTAAAAAAGAAGGAAATAAAAATATGATTATTTTATCTTGTAAAACAGAAAATTTATTATTTAAGGAAATTGTATATCAGCTTTATCATCCAGTTTCAAATTATAAATGCGAATATATTACTAATAATGAAGAAAAATTTATAAAAAAATTCAAAAAAGAAGAAAGAAAATTAAAAAATGAATACAATTTTGATTATAGTAATCAACGTGTAAAGGAATTTTTAATGTCAGAAATTTTAGTGAAAGGTATTCTTTATTTAGATAACAAATGGAAGATATATGTGTATTCGGATGAAATAAAAAATAAAATAGAAAATTGCATAGGAAATAAAAAAATTGATGTTATAGTTAACTCATCTATTTTTTCATAAAGGAGGCTAATATGGAAATTAGAAGGGGAAATATATTTGAAAGTGAAACACAGGCTTTAATAAATCCAGTTAATATAGAAGGAGTTATGGGAAAAGGTTTGGCTTATCAATTTAAAAAAAAATATCCAGATAATTTTGAAAAGTATAAGCAAGCCTGTTTAGAAAAAAAAATTGATATTGGAAAAGATTTAATATATACTGAAGAAAAAAATAAAATAATTATCAATTTTCCAACAAAAAGGAGTTGGAGAGAAAATTCAAAAATAGAATACATTGAAATAGGTTTAAAAAAACTGGAGGAACTGCTAAAAAAATTAGAAATAGAAAGTGTATCTCTTCCACCAATTGGAGCAGGAAATGGTAAATTAGACTGGAATAATGTTAAAAAGGAAATTGAAAAATTTGATGAGAAAGTTTCAAAAGATGTTAATATTATTGTTTATGAACCTACTCTGGAAGAAACAGAGCTAAATAAAGGTCATTATTTAATAGCATATACTCTTATTAAGTGTAAGGAAATGAAGTTAAAGAATGAAATTACTGATTTAGTATTGCAGAAATTAATTTACTTAGGAGATAAAAAAAATTATTTTAAATTTAGAAAAGATCTGAAAGGACCATTTTCAAAATTAATAAATATACAATATCAAAAATTGAAAGAGTACACTAAAATAAATAATAAAAAACTTTCTGAACTTGAAAAAGAATTATTAAAAAGTAAAATAACTGACAGCTTACAGGAAGAAAAGAATAATATAAAAAAAGCAATTAGATTATATATCAATATGAAAGATTTTTATTTAATATCTTCAGAAGAAAAGAAAAAAATAGAAGATAAAATAGAATTACTGGCAACTATTATTTTTATCTTAAAAAATGAAAGTAGTAGTATAACAATTGAAGAAGGTTATGAAAAACTTAAAAATTGGAATAAAAGAAAAGAAAAGAAATATTCACAGGAAGATATAGAAGAAATGTTTTGCTTTTTGGAGAAAGAAGAAATTTTAAAAAGAGATATTTTTAATAAATATTTTATTAATTAAAGTAAACATAGGAAAGGAATTTTAAAAATGTATAGAAATTATAAACTGAATGAACTGAGAATTGAAAATGTTGGAGAAGAAGTAGTACTATCGGGATGGATTTCCAAGATAAGGGATAAAGGGCATTTTGTATTTATTGATTTGAGGGATAGATACGGAGTTACACAGATATTTGTAAATGAAGAAGTTTCAGGAAAAGAAATGCTTGAGAAAGTAAAAAAATATAAAAATGAATGGGTAATAAAAGTAAAAGGAACTGTTGTGGAAAGAAGCAGCAAAAATCCTAATATTCCTACAGGAGATATAGAAGTACAGCCTAAGGAAATAGAAATTCTGAGTCAGGCAAAGCAGCTTCCGTTTGAAATAGATGAAACAGGGAATCTGAATGAGAATATAAGACTTACTTACAGATACCTTGATATAAGAAGACCAAAAATGCTGAATAACATAATAAAGAGAAACGACATGCTTTTCTCAATAAGAAAATTTATGAATGAAAACGGATTTCTTGATGTAGATACTCCAATACTGGCAAAGGCTACACCTGAAGGAGCAAGAGACTTTGTAGTTCCAAGCAGAACAAATAAAGGGGATTTTTATGCATTGCCTCAGTCACCTCAGCTGTTTAAACAGATTCTGATGGTTGCAGGAATTGATAAATACTACCAGCTTGCAA from Leptotrichia sp. oral taxon 215 str. W9775 includes:
- a CDS encoding dTMP kinase, which codes for MGRLIIIEGTDGSGKQTQTGLLYEKLCEIKGREKVKKISFPNYESKASEPVKMYLAGEFGEKADSVNAYAASVLFSVDRFASFKMEWEEFYNNGGVVLSDRYTISNMIHQASKIKDREEREKYLDWLVDLEWNKIGIPEPDLVFFLDIPFDVSQKLMKDRRNKITGEKVKDIHEQDAEYLRNAYNIAKELAMKYKWNIVDCVENDKLRSIEEINGRMMEIILEKGI
- the hisS gene encoding histidine--tRNA ligase — protein: MISVLKGMKDRHSDDVRKYDFIVDTAKKVFSKYGFERIITPILEETELFRRSVGDETDVVSKEMYEFKDKGNRSVSMRPEGTAGVVRAYLEAGLHKSDPIVKWFYNGPMYRYEAPQKGRYREFHQVGAEIFGIRSPYLDAEIIRMGCEFLEKLGITGLTVEINSLGNIESRKKYIEDLKAFMAERLDKLSEDSKKRYEKNPLRALDSKDKGDQEQFKDAPKLYDYLDEESKKYFEDTKKYLELLNIKYVENSKLVRGLDYYSDTVFEIKSDKLGAQATVLAGGRYDRLLEILDNVKIPAIGFAAGMERIAMLMDEKLVENKENGVYVVYFDDTKEYFIKTLEELRKNDIKASFDYNPKSFGAQMKKANKINAEYVLILGEDEQKENVVTLKKFSTGEQEKYSLDEVIEIVK
- a CDS encoding DarT ssDNA thymidine ADP-ribosyltransferase family protein, which gives rise to MWIHHLTHIENLGSILEKGLKPRNELNQNEFRNTANDEIVNKRGKYQSNNDNNKIKNLNNYIPFHINELHKKYRIPYNYAVCKKEGNKNMIILSCKTENLLFKEIVYQLYHPVSNYKCEYITNNEEKFIKKFKKEERKLKNEYNFDYSNQRVKEFLMSEILVKGILYLDNKWKIYVYSDEIKNKIENCIGNKKIDVIVNSSIFS
- a CDS encoding macro domain-containing protein: MEIRRGNIFESETQALINPVNIEGVMGKGLAYQFKKKYPDNFEKYKQACLEKKIDIGKDLIYTEEKNKIIINFPTKRSWRENSKIEYIEIGLKKLEELLKKLEIESVSLPPIGAGNGKLDWNNVKKEIEKFDEKVSKDVNIIVYEPTLEETELNKGHYLIAYTLIKCKEMKLKNEITDLVLQKLIYLGDKKNYFKFRKDLKGPFSKLINIQYQKLKEYTKINNKKLSELEKELLKSKITDSLQEEKNNIKKAIRLYINMKDFYLISSEEKKKIEDKIELLATIIFILKNESSSITIEEGYEKLKNWNKRKEKKYSQEDIEEMFCFLEKEEILKRDIFNKYFIN